One genomic segment of Musa acuminata AAA Group cultivar baxijiao chromosome BXJ3-3, Cavendish_Baxijiao_AAA, whole genome shotgun sequence includes these proteins:
- the LOC135583877 gene encoding autophagy-related protein 101-like isoform X1: MNCETCQLKELVVEPPEIREVLRCILHTILFHRALGLVRPKDVECELFDITYVQCEDHELEKKIDEKINQFIGWVEKHPNRKSQVCISFYEVKNKHATWFGNKIERFYWEQWYINLHIISPKPHGKSHNTKAHVVTGENAFEESNSRCAALESSLREVLFQIIKFVNEKKDHIPPLQNSEIVSYPYEISTPSSSDSSFGWHTDVLKRMLQTGHPSMLS, translated from the exons ATGAACTGCGAAACTTGCCAACTCAAAGAACTG GTGGTGGAGCCGCCAGAGATTAGAGAGGTGCTGCGCT GCATATTGCACACCATTCTCTTCCATAGAGCATTAGGACTTGTTCGGCCCAAGGATGTTGAATGTGAACTGTTCGATATCACCTAT GTTCAGTGTGAAGATCATGAActagaaaagaaaattgatgaaaagatcAACCAGTTCATTGGTTGGGTAGAGAAACACCCAAACAGGAAAAGCCAG GTATGCATATCTTTCTACGAGGTCAAAAACAAGCATGCAACATGGTTTGGAAACAAAATTGAGCGCTTTTATTGGGAGCAGTGGTATATTAATTTGCATATCATAAGCCCTAAACCTCATGGTAAATCTCATAATACCAAAGCACATGTGGTTACTGGAG AAAATGCATTTGAAGAAAGCAATTCGAGATGTGCTGCCTTGGAGTCATCATTACGTGAAGTCTTGtttcaaattataaaatttgTTAACGAGAAGAAAGACCACATTCCTCCTCTGCAGAATTCTGAGATCGTATCATATCCATATGAGATCTCAACCCCAAG TTCATCAGACTCTTCCTTTGGTTGGCATACCGATGTGCTTAAGAGGATGCTGCAGACTGGACATCCTTCCATGCTTAGCTGA
- the LOC135583877 gene encoding autophagy-related protein 101-like isoform X2, giving the protein MNCETCQLKELVVEPPEIREVLRCILHTILFHRALGLVRPKDVECELFDITYVQCEDHELEKKIDEKINQFIGWVEKHPNRKSQVCISFYEVKNKHATWFGNKIERFYWEQWYINLHIISPKPHGKSHNTKAHVVTGENAFEESNSRCAALESSLREVLFQIIKFVNEKKDHIPPLQNSEIVSYPYEISTPR; this is encoded by the exons ATGAACTGCGAAACTTGCCAACTCAAAGAACTG GTGGTGGAGCCGCCAGAGATTAGAGAGGTGCTGCGCT GCATATTGCACACCATTCTCTTCCATAGAGCATTAGGACTTGTTCGGCCCAAGGATGTTGAATGTGAACTGTTCGATATCACCTAT GTTCAGTGTGAAGATCATGAActagaaaagaaaattgatgaaaagatcAACCAGTTCATTGGTTGGGTAGAGAAACACCCAAACAGGAAAAGCCAG GTATGCATATCTTTCTACGAGGTCAAAAACAAGCATGCAACATGGTTTGGAAACAAAATTGAGCGCTTTTATTGGGAGCAGTGGTATATTAATTTGCATATCATAAGCCCTAAACCTCATGGTAAATCTCATAATACCAAAGCACATGTGGTTACTGGAG AAAATGCATTTGAAGAAAGCAATTCGAGATGTGCTGCCTTGGAGTCATCATTACGTGAAGTCTTGtttcaaattataaaatttgTTAACGAGAAGAAAGACCACATTCCTCCTCTGCAGAATTCTGAGATCGTATCATATCCATATGAGATCTCAACCCCAAG GTGA
- the LOC135634238 gene encoding 6-phosphogluconate dehydrogenase, decarboxylating 3, chloroplastic-like yields MPMDTAALSRIGLAGLAVMGQNLALNVAEKGFPISVYNRTASKVDETVSRAATEGGLPLSGHRSPQDFVLSLRRPRAVVILVKAGAPVDQTIAALSHFMEPGDAIIDGGNEWYENTERRICEAAARGILYLGMGVSGGEDGARHGPSLMPGGSLQAYRNVEDILTRVAAQVDDGPCVTFVGEGGAGNFVKMVHNGIEYGDMQLIAEAYDVLRVVGGLSNSELAQTFGEWNRGELESFLIEITADIFGVHDEHGGGELVDKILDKTGMKGTGKWTVQQAAELSVAAPTIAASLDCRYLSGLKEEREAASKALEQAGIGRGDFSVGRSIDKRRLIDDVRQALYASKICSYAQGMNLLGAKSAEKGWNLNLGELARIWKGGCIIRARFLDRIKKAYERNLGLANLIVDPEFAREMVQRQAAWRRVVGLAIEAGISTPGMCASLAYFDTYRRARLPANLVQAQRDYFGAHTYERVDRPGSFHTEWSKIARQSKIGTGILN; encoded by the coding sequence atgcCGATGGATACAGCGGCGCTATCGCGGATCGGGCTAGCGGGGCTGGCGGTGATGGGCCAGAATCTGGCCCTCAACGTCGCCGAGAAGGGCTTCCCCATCTCCGTCTACAACCGCACAGCCTCAAAGGTTGACGAGACCGTCTCCCGCGCTGCCACTGAGGGCGGCCTCCCCCTCTCCGGACACCGCTCCCCGCAGGACTTCGTCCTTTCCCTCCGCCGCCCCCGCGCCGTCGTCATCCTCGTCAAGGCCGGCGCCCCCGTGGACCAGACCATCGCCGCTCTCTCCCACTTCATGGAACCCGGCGACGCCATCATCGACGGTGGTAACGAGTGGTACGAGAACACCGAGCGCCGCATCTGCGAGGCCGCCGCCCGGGGCATCCTCTACCTGGGCATGGGCGTCTCTGGCGGCGAGGATGGCGCCCGCCATGGACCTTCCCTCATGCCCGGCGGCTCCCTCCAAGCCTACCGCAACGTGGAGGACATCCTCACCCGCGTCGCTGCCCAGGTCGATGATGGCCCCTGCGTCACCTTCGTTGGCGAGGGCGGCGCTGGCAACTTCGTCAAGATGGTCCACAACGGCATCGAGTACGGTGACATGCAGCTCATCGCCGAGGCATATGATGTGCTCAGGGTTGTCGGTGGGCTGTCGAATTCCGAGCTCGCCCAAACGTTTGGCGAATGGAACCGCGGCGAGCTCGAGAGCTTCCTCATCGAGATCACTGCTGACATCTTTGGAGTCCACGACGAGCATGGTGGTGGAGAGCTCGTCGACAAGATTCTAGACAAGACCGGGATGAAGGGGACGGGTAAGTGGACGGTACAGCAGGCAGCTGAGCTCTCGGTTGCTGCGCCAACCATCGCTGCCTCGCTGGACTGTCGATACCTTAGCGGGCTTAAGGAGGAGAGAGAGGCTGCCTCCAAGGCTCTCGAACAAGCAGGCATCGGCAGAGGCGATTTTTCTGTAGGCCGATCTATCGACAAGAGACGCCTGATTGATGATGTCCGGCAGGCACTCTATGCCTCTAAGATCTGTAGTTATGCCCAAGGGATGAACTTGCTCGGAGCTAAGAGTGCAGAGAAGGGATGGAACCTGAATCTTGGGGAGCTCGCAAGGATTTGGAAGGGAGGGTGCATCATAAGGGCAAGGTTCTTGGACAGGATCAAGAAGGCTTATGAGCGTAACCTAGGGCTTGCAAACCTGATTGTGGACCCAGAGTTTGCAAGGGAGATGGTGCAGAGGCAGGCGGCATGGAGGAGGGTTGTGGGACTTGCTATTGAAGCTGGAATCAGCACGCCAGGTATGTGTGCCAGCCTTGCGTACTTTGACACCTATCGCCGAGCAAGGCTGCCGGCGAACCTGGTGCAGGCTCAAAGGGACTACTTTGGGGCACACACCTATGAGCGAGTCGACCGCCCCGGATCATTCCACACAGAGTGGTCCAAGATTGCGAGACAGAGCAAGATTGGTACAGGGATCCTTAACTGA